One genomic segment of [Phormidium] sp. ETS-05 includes these proteins:
- a CDS encoding S8 family serine peptidase — MLDIIGTSGNDLLDGTLGDDFLHCLGGNDVVRGLAGSDLIHGNQGADILNGNTGNDIIYAGQGDDTAYGGKDNDFVCGDLGNDWLYGNLGDDTVLGMTGDDRLWGNEGADILNGNQGDDIVDGGEGNDFLYGGKGNDVLIGGLGDDTLCGDLGIDTLTGGEGADRFVIRKGIGGATLAEADVITDFVQDEDAIALEDGLTFDDLEIYQGSGENAGDTIIREKATGQYLAILQQFDGELVVDEDNPSQIVASESLRQSIDHDWMKNLPIFFSSSTSQQNIHQPEQQVFSPLESSNVAVVLPNPEVQNNTQADSLDTPAADNINPALAGMQQPDNTQADSLDTPAVDNINPALADIQPPDNTQADSLDTPAVDNINPALADIQPPDNTQADSLDTPAVDNINPALADIQPPDNTQENLPPNSLKFSFPQTSYQLGEPIAIANGQVYDAQDFIDLDRVDFWLQKDGGNWIKLDESVTTFDLTGTTVGWAKFSYELTGIEAGSYQLKAIAYDKSGAASEPDIQSFTVESVADLQISNSLENAIDLGVLGNFDTVNDSVGDSNSDYYRFELNDSSYFNLVLNQLSADANVQLIQDSNNNGLVDDAEVLANSINSGTTAEGISRILEAGTYYIQVSPSESNDNTNYQLNLSANSTEALPIDPLTGAEYMPGELLVKFNSNVAQSQWNSIAGEYGFNTIEPLGDPNQSPDSILNQWAFLEANSEVDVQSALIQFSENSNVEVSQFNYLISMNGSWGSNPVNNQADDIGNNIKEIKARDAWPSQPGSKKITVAVLDTGVDYTHPDLAANSAGTGNIWRNDPIFKGDVFNSANQEFQCPGLDYTGKIFEDKTPPEDMKVSEVENQPDTNGHGTHVAGIIGALPNDKGVAGVSPNVGIMPVEITDNEGKSSSKIAGKAIQWAIQNGADVINASWSVKNPGDRYLGDMISAAQKQDVLFVISTPNQSAIQVINSYPSIPTGSNIYAKENVISVGAKGTTESKPDLYAPGDGIESTLPDNKYGSMTGNSMAAAHVSGAAALLLAKCPALTASDIKAILKETADGGLLDVDEALKSVNFLDENEATESDKFKDVDVDIPMGGGSKSFTGSVSSGNPDYYRLNYFIVSGVSWNTVKLETADDITAEIIDEWGNVIATTNSDYFQQNHYDKDGYFWQKNDNSYTAFNDYQISDYMYLRVMPKEEQNINYEYELKMHLIRGNVAKIG, encoded by the coding sequence ATGTTAGACATTATTGGGACATCTGGTAATGATTTGCTTGACGGCACATTAGGAGATGATTTTCTTCACTGTCTGGGCGGCAATGATGTGGTTCGCGGTTTGGCCGGAAGTGATTTGATTCACGGGAATCAAGGTGCGGATATTCTGAATGGAAACACCGGGAACGATATTATTTATGCGGGTCAGGGCGATGATACCGCTTACGGCGGTAAAGATAACGATTTTGTCTGCGGCGATCTAGGTAATGATTGGCTTTATGGCAATCTCGGAGATGATACGGTTTTAGGGATGACCGGAGACGATCGCCTTTGGGGAAACGAAGGCGCAGATATCCTGAATGGAAACCAAGGAGATGATATTGTTGATGGCGGAGAAGGTAACGATTTTCTTTATGGTGGCAAAGGCAATGATGTTTTAATCGGTGGTCTAGGGGACGATACCCTTTGTGGGGATTTAGGAATCGATACTTTAACGGGTGGAGAAGGAGCCGATCGCTTTGTGATTCGCAAAGGAATTGGCGGCGCTACCCTCGCCGAAGCCGACGTGATTACAGACTTTGTTCAAGATGAAGATGCGATCGCCTTAGAAGACGGTCTGACCTTTGATGACCTGGAGATTTATCAAGGCAGTGGCGAGAACGCTGGGGATACGATTATTCGCGAAAAAGCCACCGGCCAATATCTGGCAATCTTGCAGCAGTTTGACGGGGAATTAGTCGTTGATGAAGACAACCCATCGCAGATTGTGGCTTCTGAATCATTGCGGCAGTCTATAGATCACGACTGGATGAAAAATCTGCCGATTTTCTTCTCATCTTCAACTAGCCAACAAAACATTCACCAGCCAGAACAGCAAGTTTTCAGTCCACTGGAATCAAGTAATGTAGCCGTAGTTCTACCAAATCCAGAAGTACAAAACAATACTCAGGCCGACTCGTTAGACACCCCGGCAGCCGATAACATTAATCCGGCTCTAGCAGGTATGCAACAACCGGACAATACTCAGGCCGACTCGTTAGACACCCCGGCAGTCGATAACATTAATCCGGCTCTAGCAGACATACAACCACCGGACAATACTCAGGCCGACTCGTTAGACACCCCGGCAGTCGATAACATTAATCCGGCTCTAGCAGACATACAACCGCCGGACAATACTCAGGCCGACTCGTTAGACACCCCGGCAGTCGATAACATTAATCCGGCTCTAGCAGACATACAACCACCGGACAATACTCAGGAAAATCTTCCACCCAATAGCTTGAAATTCAGTTTTCCTCAGACCTCTTATCAATTGGGCGAACCCATCGCCATTGCCAATGGTCAAGTTTATGATGCTCAGGACTTTATCGACCTAGACCGAGTGGATTTCTGGCTGCAAAAAGATGGCGGAAATTGGATTAAGCTCGATGAATCAGTGACAACCTTTGATTTAACTGGAACCACAGTAGGCTGGGCGAAGTTCAGTTATGAATTAACAGGGATAGAAGCCGGTAGCTATCAACTCAAAGCCATTGCCTATGACAAATCTGGGGCAGCTAGCGAACCGGATATTCAAAGTTTCACAGTAGAGTCTGTAGCAGACCTTCAAATCAGCAACAGTTTAGAAAATGCCATTGACCTTGGTGTTTTAGGTAATTTCGACACTGTGAATGATTCTGTAGGCGATTCCAATTCAGATTACTATCGTTTCGAGTTGAACGATAGCAGCTATTTTAATCTAGTCCTCAATCAACTAAGCGCAGACGCCAACGTGCAACTCATTCAGGATAGCAACAACAACGGTTTGGTCGATGATGCAGAAGTTTTGGCAAATTCCATAAATTCTGGCACCACTGCCGAAGGAATTAGCCGCATTCTGGAAGCAGGGACTTACTACATTCAGGTATCTCCCAGTGAAAGCAATGACAACACTAACTACCAGTTAAATCTGTCAGCGAATTCAACAGAAGCACTTCCGATTGACCCGTTGACGGGTGCGGAGTACATGCCCGGAGAGCTTTTGGTGAAATTCAACTCCAATGTGGCGCAAAGCCAATGGAATAGCATTGCTGGGGAATACGGTTTCAACACCATAGAACCTCTAGGAGACCCCAACCAATCTCCTGACTCTATCCTCAATCAATGGGCATTCCTAGAAGCCAATTCAGAAGTAGATGTCCAGTCAGCTTTAATCCAATTCTCCGAAAATTCCAATGTTGAAGTTAGCCAATTTAATTATCTAATCTCCATGAACGGAAGTTGGGGGAGCAATCCGGTTAATAATCAGGCAGATGATATTGGGAACAACATAAAAGAAATTAAAGCCCGAGATGCTTGGCCTAGTCAGCCAGGAAGTAAAAAAATAACCGTTGCAGTTCTGGACACTGGTGTGGATTACACGCACCCGGATCTGGCAGCTAACTCAGCGGGAACGGGCAATATTTGGCGAAACGACCCAATATTTAAGGGAGATGTATTTAATAGCGCGAACCAGGAATTCCAATGCCCAGGATTAGATTACACCGGAAAAATTTTTGAGGATAAAACTCCTCCAGAAGATATGAAAGTTTCGGAGGTAGAAAACCAACCGGATACCAATGGACATGGAACTCACGTTGCCGGAATTATTGGTGCGCTTCCTAACGATAAAGGTGTAGCGGGAGTCAGTCCCAATGTCGGTATCATGCCGGTGGAAATAACTGATAATGAAGGCAAGAGCAGTAGCAAAATTGCTGGTAAGGCAATTCAATGGGCGATTCAGAATGGAGCAGATGTAATTAACGCCAGTTGGTCTGTCAAGAACCCTGGAGATCGTTATCTTGGTGATATGATTTCCGCTGCCCAAAAGCAAGACGTACTCTTTGTTATTTCAACGCCTAATCAGAGTGCAATTCAAGTTATAAATTCTTATCCAAGCATCCCGACAGGTTCAAATATTTACGCTAAAGAGAATGTGATTTCAGTTGGCGCTAAGGGTACAACCGAAAGTAAGCCGGATTTGTACGCTCCCGGAGACGGTATTGAAAGTACCCTTCCCGACAATAAATATGGCTCAATGACCGGCAACTCAATGGCAGCGGCTCATGTGTCTGGTGCAGCGGCCTTGCTATTAGCAAAATGTCCTGCTTTAACGGCTTCAGATATTAAAGCAATCTTAAAGGAGACTGCCGATGGTGGACTCTTGGATGTAGATGAAGCGCTTAAATCAGTTAATTTTTTGGATGAAAATGAGGCGACTGAATCAGATAAATTTAAGGATGTAGATGTGGATATTCCTATGGGTGGAGGGTCAAAGTCATTTACAGGTTCTGTGAGCAGTGGTAATCCCGATTATTATCGCCTCAACTATTTCATTGTGAGTGGAGTTTCTTGGAATACGGTCAAGCTGGAAACTGCTGACGATATCACAGCAGAAATAATTGATGAATGGGGCAACGTCATTGCAACTACAAACTCCGATTATTTCCAGCAAAACCATTACGATAAAGATGGTTATTTTTGGCAAAAAAACGATAATTCGTATACAGCTTTTAATGACTATCAGATATCTGATTATATGTACCTCCGAGTCATGCCAAAAGAGGAGCAGAACATCAATTATGAATATGAATTAAAAATGCACCTCATTAGAGGTAATGTCGCTAAAATAGGATGA
- a CDS encoding SBBP repeat-containing protein, which produces MKFSNLTSLDSTLASGLQDALKLAKARLAEFAKDPEFLSKMQVAFTDTFDPERVARLQQEWLNGDFSIISPIQILPAADINGASGAYAGATNTIYIAREFLSQNATNLEPVTRVLLEEIGHAVDWEINEFDAPGDEGAIFSALISEIVLSEQQLAQLRGEDDTAMVSLNGHNLQLQQAETLESNAPDLIWAKNIGGEGYNSGNDVAVDSLGKVYATGSFQGAMDINGDGTPDLVSASAGYDDAYIAKFNSDGSLVWANSIGGSSFDRGLSVAFDSLGNVYATGSFEDSIDINNDGTTDLISAGYDDAYIAKFSSDGSLVWAKSIGESNSDFGTSITVDGSGNLYATGFFSGSIDINGDGTPDLDSIGGTDAYFSKFNSDGTLVWAKSIGASDSDSYSDDIAVDNSGNIYITGSFLSPIDINGDGTPDLTSAGSRDAYIAKFNNDGTFAWAKNIGGSGWDSGNGIAVDSSGSAYITGTFSDSIDINGDGIPDLVSVGGDDAYIAKFNSDGTFAWAKNIGGSSEDDSGNGIAVDSSGNAYATGYFEGSIDIDGNSTIDLISPGGTGNGYIAKFNSDGSIAWAKSIGGSGTDNSSGITVDSSGNTYTTGHFNETIDINGDGTADLTGGSNQIYIIKLGSNTSTPNLSINDRQLAEGNNGTTNATFTVTLSEATTETVTVNYTTADDTATAGEDYTATTGTLTFNPGETEKTITVPIIGDTEVEPDETFKVTLSNPTGATIVKAEGIGTILNDDSPISDTQIFWRDYSTGNNALWYMNGTEKISSAELPSQSDWKWRLMGAADFNGDGNPDLLWRHSDTAESQVWLMNGTTDYQSVTLSAQDSNWQLRGIGDFNGDKKPDLVWHHLYDGATQVWLMNGTQKTDILNLPSQNDSNWTLRGTGDFNNDGLSDLLWRHQTNGSNQVWLMNPTNIATEPEVVSLPTQANGWQLNGTTDLNNDDKPDLLWRNPSTGENQSWIMNGTTRSSISQLPVAETNWEMPLHNFLPVAQLVTPLPAEEPTDVTEPTDVTEPTDVTEPTDVTEPQESHLLYPVGLPASPVTSQPGIFSPQFPLNQSQGEELNLAEGEIDFSNPNHTITYGPLMLKIAEDKSFNLDRQGNFFLSDGYVQMGLNPTAGEAFKPLMTFSVHGGFRGHNGNISANGSVIANIDGKKELLFNGDFNINPGATETSRIRQNFAFGEPAIDIAGCEIYYDKLSFVNPNGGSTADSHLLAEGEIFVEEELEYDFKDWLNNSASATVIEQSQQVPVSFSQNSHKSPPVQFSQSSETQSDRTILLELSQERAPEQPTVLEYVEGKSLLFKPDNSTTFDIEVSYPDAKQPVLVLPGVMGSYIDRSKTATDWSLNRGLHPTELQIDPILDSYNDLLETLKNFGYTPGEDLFAAPYDWRLPPFPDDGTADGKISSLSAGLVTDEKYEHGVDYLGYWLKQAAEKWYEKHGTALKSVNVIAHSTGGLVTRGYIQSDAYGGTFSSPLNDGKLLNLPKIDNFIMVGVPNLGAPKIWNMMNDDWNTGAAESLVVRNFLNAAYQKLAQNGINGPNQISLNSLKGVKDSAEHKQDFIEQYAPTIRALSPTYPFIKTNGDEHLKCSDEVDAAKQNTFLLDLNYSGDNDKWVKKLTQETNLTVVYGTDSETTTSVTQKTGTLLDVVQSAAQFVSPSAAATKIFSPIQSFTDTLPREPDLNEVFYEETKNRYGGDGTVPVESSFGAFEDNAVKTKKFSNVKHGDLPSDTEVQQFIVKTIIGKEELTPYEKEKIKGTSRWDGKTSWLNDRWNEGKALLLNLDPVEGFVVDANGNRLGYSEATGPVTEIPNSTWFGDTDGFGFVFGEVDTPVKLDLTGLGEDHYVQVSLQQGNQVGGIESTGFLAPGEKKELDIELTEIVQDPSEDIENHTPIIGTDVSDTLSGSEGYDTILGLSADDYLFAAGRNNFLNGNVGDDTVEGGNGNDTIHGGKDNDTLMGHSENDILCGDLGDDFLNGNQGNDTLYGCDDKDTLHGGQGNDFLLGGTGNDSLCGDLGNDFLNGNEGDDILNGGDGDDTLHGGKDNDTLLGGTGNDSLCGDLGNDFLNGNEGDDTLLGGDGDDSLYGGKDQDSLSGGAGNDFLCGDLGNDTLSGEENNDTLQGGGGNDLLSGDAGNDILIGVNPDAPNSEPEIDTLTGGEGADTFVLGDATTAYYIAAGGDDYALITDFDLNADMLQLHGRSTDYRIAELSKVIGHYSGLEGEQEIVQTDAQIFRTTNGQDELIGVVQGVANLSLDSGAFSFV; this is translated from the coding sequence ATGAAATTCAGCAATCTAACCAGCCTAGATTCAACTCTTGCCTCCGGCTTACAAGATGCCCTGAAATTAGCGAAAGCAAGACTCGCGGAATTTGCCAAAGACCCCGAATTCCTTAGCAAAATGCAGGTCGCCTTCACCGACACCTTCGACCCCGAACGAGTCGCTCGCTTACAGCAAGAGTGGCTAAATGGGGACTTTAGTATCATCTCCCCCATCCAAATTCTTCCCGCTGCCGATATCAATGGAGCCAGTGGCGCCTATGCCGGAGCGACGAACACCATCTATATAGCGCGAGAATTTCTCAGCCAAAACGCTACCAATCTGGAACCTGTCACCCGCGTGCTTCTGGAAGAAATTGGTCATGCGGTGGACTGGGAAATCAACGAATTCGATGCCCCAGGGGATGAAGGGGCGATTTTCTCCGCCTTAATCAGTGAAATTGTGCTATCGGAGCAACAGTTAGCACAGTTGCGGGGGGAAGATGATACGGCAATGGTGAGTTTAAATGGGCACAATCTGCAACTCCAGCAAGCTGAGACCCTCGAATCCAACGCCCCCGACTTAATTTGGGCAAAAAACATCGGAGGGGAAGGCTACAACTCTGGTAACGACGTGGCTGTGGATAGTTTGGGCAAAGTCTATGCCACAGGTTCATTTCAAGGAGCGATGGACATAAATGGCGATGGCACCCCTGACTTAGTTTCTGCGTCTGCGGGATACGACGATGCTTATATTGCCAAATTCAACAGCGATGGCTCTCTTGTTTGGGCTAACAGTATCGGGGGAAGCAGTTTTGACCGTGGCTTGAGCGTTGCCTTTGATAGTTTGGGCAACGTTTATGCCACTGGCTCTTTTGAGGACAGCATCGACATTAATAACGACGGCACCACTGACTTAATTTCTGCGGGATACGACGATGCTTATATCGCTAAATTCAGCAGCGATGGCTCTCTCGTTTGGGCAAAAAGTATCGGTGAGAGCAATTCGGACTTTGGCACGAGTATCACAGTGGATGGTTCTGGTAATCTCTATGCTACTGGCTTTTTCTCTGGCAGCATCGACATCAACGGTGACGGAACTCCTGACCTAGATTCTATAGGAGGGACGGATGCCTATTTCTCTAAGTTCAATAGCGATGGTACTCTCGTCTGGGCGAAAAGTATTGGGGCGAGCGACTCAGATTCTTATAGCGATGACATTGCGGTGGATAACTCAGGTAACATCTATATCACAGGCAGTTTTCTAAGCCCCATCGACATTAATGGTGACGGCACTCCTGACCTGACTTCTGCCGGAAGCAGAGATGCCTATATCGCCAAGTTCAACAACGATGGAACCTTCGCTTGGGCGAAAAACATCGGAGGAAGCGGTTGGGACTCTGGGAATGGTATCGCTGTGGATAGTTCCGGCAGCGCCTATATTACGGGTACTTTTTCAGACAGCATCGACATCAACGGTGACGGCATTCCCGATCTGGTTTCTGTAGGAGGAGACGATGCCTATATTGCGAAATTCAACAGTGATGGCACCTTCGCCTGGGCGAAAAACATCGGAGGGAGTAGTGAGGACGACTCTGGGAATGGCATTGCTGTAGATAGTTCCGGCAATGCTTACGCCACGGGTTATTTTGAAGGCTCTATCGACATCGATGGGAATAGCACTATTGACTTGATTTCTCCTGGAGGAACTGGCAATGGCTATATCGCGAAATTCAATAGTGATGGCTCCATTGCCTGGGCAAAAAGTATCGGGGGGAGTGGTACTGATAACAGCTCGGGCATCACTGTGGATAGTTCCGGCAACACTTACACTACAGGTCATTTTAACGAAACTATCGATATCAATGGTGACGGCACTGCTGACCTGACTGGGGGAAGCAACCAAATCTACATTATCAAACTTGGCTCCAATACAAGTACACCAAATCTATCCATTAACGATCGCCAACTCGCAGAAGGCAACAACGGCACCACTAACGCCACCTTCACCGTCACCCTATCCGAAGCTACCACCGAAACCGTCACCGTCAACTACACCACTGCTGACGATACTGCCACTGCGGGAGAAGACTACACCGCCACCACTGGCACTCTCACCTTTAACCCCGGAGAAACCGAAAAAACCATCACCGTTCCCATCATTGGCGACACGGAAGTAGAACCTGACGAAACCTTCAAAGTCACTCTCAGCAACCCCACCGGCGCCACCATTGTCAAAGCCGAAGGCATAGGCACCATTCTGAATGATGATAGCCCAATCAGCGACACCCAAATCTTCTGGCGCGACTACAGTACCGGCAACAACGCCCTCTGGTACATGAATGGCACCGAAAAAATTAGCAGTGCCGAACTGCCATCCCAGAGTGACTGGAAATGGCGACTCATGGGGGCGGCAGATTTCAATGGTGATGGAAATCCCGATCTATTGTGGCGGCATTCCGACACCGCAGAGAGTCAGGTGTGGTTGATGAATGGGACAACCGACTATCAATCCGTGACATTATCAGCCCAGGATAGCAACTGGCAACTACGCGGCATTGGGGACTTCAATGGCGACAAAAAACCCGACCTGGTATGGCATCACCTCTATGACGGTGCTACTCAAGTCTGGTTAATGAATGGCACTCAGAAAACCGACATTTTGAATCTGCCATCCCAAAATGACTCCAATTGGACATTACGCGGCACTGGCGACTTTAATAATGATGGTCTGTCCGACTTGCTGTGGCGACATCAAACCAATGGAAGCAACCAAGTCTGGTTAATGAATCCTACCAACATTGCAACAGAACCGGAAGTTGTTTCCTTACCTACACAAGCAAATGGCTGGCAGTTGAACGGCACCACCGACTTGAACAACGATGATAAACCAGACTTACTCTGGCGCAATCCCAGCACCGGAGAAAATCAGTCTTGGATAATGAACGGAACCACTCGTTCCAGTATTTCCCAACTCCCCGTAGCAGAGACTAATTGGGAAATGCCGCTACATAATTTCCTGCCGGTTGCTCAACTGGTGACTCCTTTACCTGCTGAAGAACCGACCGATGTCACAGAACCGACCGATGTCACAGAACCGACCGATGTCACAGAACCGACCGATGTCACAGAACCCCAAGAAAGTCATTTACTCTACCCAGTAGGCTTACCCGCAAGCCCCGTTACTTCTCAACCCGGAATATTTTCACCACAATTTCCCCTTAACCAAAGTCAAGGGGAGGAACTTAATCTTGCCGAAGGTGAAATCGACTTCAGCAACCCCAACCACACCATCACCTACGGTCCGTTAATGCTGAAAATTGCTGAGGATAAATCGTTCAACCTTGACCGACAAGGGAACTTTTTCCTGAGTGATGGATATGTACAAATGGGCTTGAACCCCACCGCAGGAGAAGCCTTTAAGCCGTTAATGACTTTCTCAGTTCACGGCGGTTTCCGGGGTCACAACGGCAACATCAGCGCTAATGGTTCGGTAATTGCCAATATTGACGGGAAAAAGGAACTGTTATTCAACGGTGACTTTAACATTAACCCAGGAGCAACGGAAACTTCGCGGATTCGTCAAAACTTCGCCTTTGGAGAACCAGCCATAGACATTGCTGGCTGTGAAATTTACTACGACAAACTCTCCTTCGTCAACCCCAACGGCGGCTCAACTGCGGACTCCCATTTATTAGCTGAAGGAGAAATTTTTGTAGAGGAAGAACTTGAGTATGATTTTAAAGATTGGCTGAATAACTCGGCCTCGGCAACGGTAATCGAACAAAGTCAGCAAGTTCCTGTTTCTTTTAGTCAGAACTCCCATAAATCTCCTCCGGTTCAATTCTCTCAATCATCCGAAACCCAAAGCGATCGAACTATATTATTAGAACTTTCTCAGGAGCGAGCCCCTGAACAGCCAACGGTTTTAGAATATGTTGAGGGAAAAAGTCTCCTATTTAAACCAGATAATTCGACTACATTTGATATAGAAGTATCGTACCCAGATGCCAAACAACCAGTTTTGGTTCTCCCCGGAGTTATGGGATCTTACATAGATCGAAGTAAAACGGCTACAGACTGGAGTCTTAATCGGGGCTTACATCCTACTGAACTGCAAATTGACCCGATTCTTGATAGTTATAATGATTTGTTGGAAACACTAAAGAACTTTGGCTATACGCCAGGTGAAGACTTATTTGCTGCACCTTACGATTGGCGACTACCTCCTTTTCCCGATGACGGAACTGCCGATGGTAAAATTAGCAGCTTGTCTGCGGGATTAGTCACGGACGAGAAATATGAACACGGAGTCGATTATCTGGGGTACTGGCTCAAACAAGCTGCTGAAAAGTGGTATGAAAAACATGGTACTGCTCTCAAATCAGTTAATGTGATTGCCCACAGTACAGGAGGTCTAGTTACTCGGGGATACATTCAAAGCGATGCTTATGGGGGTACTTTTTCTTCTCCATTAAATGATGGCAAGTTATTGAACCTCCCTAAAATAGATAACTTCATTATGGTAGGTGTTCCCAATTTGGGCGCTCCAAAAATCTGGAATATGATGAATGATGATTGGAATACCGGAGCGGCAGAAAGTTTGGTTGTCCGCAATTTTTTGAATGCTGCTTACCAGAAATTGGCTCAAAACGGCATTAATGGCCCGAATCAGATTTCATTAAATTCCTTAAAAGGAGTTAAGGATAGCGCTGAACACAAACAGGACTTCATTGAACAATATGCTCCTACAATTCGAGCTCTTTCCCCAACTTATCCATTTATCAAAACAAATGGGGACGAACACTTGAAATGTAGTGACGAAGTTGACGCGGCAAAGCAAAATACATTTCTTTTAGACTTAAACTACTCTGGTGATAACGATAAGTGGGTTAAAAAACTTACCCAAGAAACTAACTTGACAGTTGTTTATGGCACGGATAGTGAAACAACTACCAGTGTTACCCAAAAAACAGGAACTTTGCTCGACGTAGTACAAAGTGCAGCACAATTTGTATCGCCTAGCGCCGCAGCAACCAAGATATTCTCTCCCATTCAATCTTTTACCGATACCTTACCCAGAGAACCTGACTTAAATGAAGTTTTTTATGAGGAAACCAAAAATCGTTATGGTGGTGATGGAACTGTTCCAGTTGAGTCCTCATTTGGGGCATTTGAGGACAACGCTGTCAAAACCAAAAAATTTTCAAACGTAAAACATGGAGATCTTCCAAGCGATACGGAAGTACAACAGTTTATTGTCAAAACAATAATCGGAAAGGAAGAACTGACTCCATATGAGAAAGAGAAAATAAAAGGGACTAGCCGGTGGGATGGAAAAACTAGCTGGTTGAATGATCGGTGGAACGAGGGCAAAGCCTTGCTTCTGAACCTCGACCCGGTAGAAGGGTTTGTGGTCGATGCCAATGGCAATCGTCTCGGATATAGCGAAGCGACTGGGCCGGTTACGGAAATTCCCAACAGCACTTGGTTTGGCGATACCGACGGTTTTGGGTTTGTATTTGGTGAAGTGGATACTCCTGTAAAGCTCGATCTGACTGGTCTGGGAGAAGATCATTACGTTCAGGTAAGTCTTCAGCAAGGAAATCAAGTTGGTGGTATTGAATCAACTGGTTTTCTGGCTCCAGGAGAAAAAAAAGAGTTAGACATTGAACTGACAGAAATTGTACAAGACCCTTCCGAGGATATTGAAAATCACACTCCCATCATTGGAACGGATGTTAGTGATACCCTCTCAGGCAGCGAAGGATATGACACTATTTTAGGATTGTCAGCAGATGACTACCTCTTTGCTGCTGGCCGCAACAACTTCCTGAATGGCAACGTGGGCGACGACACCGTAGAAGGAGGTAATGGCAACGATACCATTCACGGCGGTAAAGACAACGATACCCTGATGGGTCATAGCGAGAACGATATCCTCTGCGGTGATTTGGGGGATGATTTCCTCAACGGCAACCAAGGGAATGACACCCTCTATGGTTGTGACGACAAGGATACCTTACATGGCGGCCAAGGGAACGATTTCCTCCTCGGTGGCACGGGCAATGACTCCCTCTGTGGCGACCTCGGCAACGACTTCCTCAACGGCAACGAAGGGGATGATATCCTCAACGGTGGTGACGGAGACGACACCTTACATGGTGGCAAAGATAACGATACCCTCCTGGGTGGCACGGGCAATGACTCCCTCTGTGGCGATTTAGGCAACGACTTCCTCAACGGCAATGAAGGGGATGATACCCTCCTTGGTGGCGACGGAGACGATAGCCTCTACGGTGGCAAAGACCAAGATAGCCTCTCTGGTGGCGCTGGTAACGACTTTCTCTGCGGAGACTTGGGCAATGACACTCTCTCTGGTGAGGAAAATAACGACACCTTACAAGGGGGTGGCGGTAACGACCTCCTCTCCGGGGACGCTGGCAACGATATTTTAATCGGCGTTAATCCCGATGCCCCCAATTCTGAGCCGGAAATCGATACCCTCACCGGGGGAGAAGGGGCCGATACCTTTGTCTTGGGTGATGCGACCACTGCCTACTATATTGCTGCGGGTGGTGATGACTATGCCCTGATTACCGATTTTGACCTGAATGCCGATATGCTGCAACTGCATGGTCGTTCTACGGACTATCGGATTGCGGAACTGTCCAAGGTCATTGGTCACTATAGCGGTCTTGAAGGCGAACAGGAGATTGTGCAAACCGATGCCCAGATTTTCCGCACTACTAATGGTCAAGATGAGTTGATTGGTGTTGTTCAGGGAGTGGCGAACCTGAGTTTGGATAGTGGTGCGTTTAGTTTTGTGTAA
- a CDS encoding DUF4419 domain-containing protein, with amino-acid sequence MRKNSNFEQKGEPIEGLKDLKKLGFLVHHQLPSGLSYAPFKWRYYSTEYNMEFIAGFTSYTQDKETLALRPKIGWAVREKPTLSHAKQNFS; translated from the coding sequence ATGAGAAAAAATTCTAACTTCGAGCAAAAGGGTGAACCCATAGAAGGGTTAAAAGATCTCAAAAAATTGGGGTTTTTAGTTCATCATCAACTTCCTAGCGGTTTGTCTTATGCTCCCTTTAAGTGGCGGTATTACTCGACAGAGTATAACATGGAATTTATCGCGGGTTTTACTTCTTATACTCAGGATAAGGAAACCCTAGCATTGCGACCGAAAATTGGTTGGGCAGTCCGGGAAAAACCAACCCTTTCTCATGCCAAACAAAATTTTTCGTGA